In Melanotaenia boesemani isolate fMelBoe1 chromosome 1, fMelBoe1.pri, whole genome shotgun sequence, the genomic window GCCAATACTACACGCACAACGCCAACTTCTGTTACAAGTAACTGCTTTTTCCcccattttcttctgttttcttagtATTACATGGCTTTGTACAAAGGAGATTACTTCAGAACTGCCAAATAGCTGACTGCAAGCTAACTCAGTTGCCTAATCATTGCATATATCCATGTCAATGGTTTctatttccttttctgttttatttgtttttttattttttgcccaGGTTGCCTGATAATGTCACGTTTGAGGAGGGAGCTCTCATTGAACCTCTCTCAGTGGGGATTCATGCTTGTCGCCGTGCCGGCGTAACCCTTGGCAGCACTGTGCTGATCTGTGGTGCAGGTAGAAATGAGCACAGACTGTTATACTTACCAAGTTTTGttgtaatgttctttttaaaagttgctacagttGCATTTCACTGCATGCTGCAAACTGAGTGCCATACAATGTCGATGCAAGTAAGGAATGTAATTACCACATAGTGGGTATCACAAACCTGAAATATACACTGACTCAACAAAACTTAAGAGAAAAAAGGCAATTAATCATAACACTTTGCGCAATACTTAATATTTAACATAGTAAGTCATGTTATGAAAACAAGCTAATGAACATGTAGACACTTGGGTGAGGACGAGTGCTGATGCACTGTCTACGAGTGTCATGTCACATTCTTCCTTTCTGCAGGACCTATTGGGTTGGTCTGCTTGCTTGTTGCCAAGGGAATGGGAGCATCGCAGGTTGTCATCACGGGTAAAACACAGTTCATTAAATCGACTTAAATGGAAATGACACAAGAGGCAGATTCTGATAAAGTCATAACTTTAATTTAACCTCATTTGCTGCATTCAGATCTGTCAGCAGAGCGTCTCGCAATGGCTAAAGACCTGGGTGCTGACTTCCAGCTGACCGTGAAGAGAGCAGATGAACCCCAGCAGCTCGCCAAGAAAGTCCAGGACTTGCTGGGAGTTCAGCCTCAAATCACCATTGAATGCACTGGTGTGGAGAGCAGCATCCAAACGGCCATCTATGTATGTAACCCAGTAGAATAATGAATCATGAAGTTTTCCACACGAACTGTAGACATAAAGAAAGACCGTAAGCCAATAATGTGCTGTTATTACTAAGTAATATGTCAAAAGCTGTCAGCCGTTGTGTGAGTTTCTGTCAGTGGCAGAAACTAAAGTAAACTTGCACAAGTATTGTGTTTGAGGATTAGACTCAACTTTGTCagaatatatgaaaaaaataacatttaatgcATGAAAAGATTAAATTTCACCATCTAAGCATAACAAATTCAAACAATTCTGCTTTTACATTGATGTGTTAATGTTAATATGAGATAGTAACACACTCAGCGAGGTATTTACCTTCAactattttccatttatttactttaaatagtTCACTCATTAACTTGTTTTTGCATTTGAGGAAAGAAAACTGGCAACTTCACTGGTTTTGAGTTGTAAAAACCAGCGTGTTTCAGTATCTGCAGACACCTAAGATATTACAAtttaaagcaactttatttttttcttatcaggGAACACGTTCAGGAGGTGTTGTGGTTCTGGTGGGCCTCGGTGCTGAGATGGCCACCGTTCCACTGATCAATGCTGCCGTAAGAGAAGTGGACATCAGAGGAGTTTTCCGCTATTGCAATACGTGAGAAAATCTGCTTCAATATTTTCCTCTACAAGAACTTCACGATCAACTTCTGAAGAAATCATTCAACATCacagagaataaaacatttgctttaCTGTGTTGCAGCTGGCCGATGGCCATCGCCATGTTGGCATCAGGTAAAGTGAACGTGAAGCCCCTCGTGACTCATCGCTTCCCCTTGGAGCAGGCGGTTGCGGCCTTTGAGACCACACGTCAAGGTCTTGGGATAAAGATCATGTTAAAGTGTGACAAGAATGACCAGAACCCCTAATTTACCCACTGTTGTTAAACCGATCATCTGAAAACAACTCAGCATGACAGGCACAAACTGGACTCTGAACTCTGAAAGATAACAGAACAAgttcagtcacacacacacacacacacacacacacacacacacacacacacacacacacacacacacacacacactgaccacAGGTCTGCGAAAGACATTTTTAGCCCCACATGGTACGGTTTTACTTTTTGTTCAACAAATACTTTAACagttttatgtatatttttttgttttcatgcattGTATATTagatatcattttaattttataacaaaataaaaataaaattgattaatgatgctgaaataaagaaaaaaaagtatttcaatTCTTTTGTGCAGAACGTGCACTACCTACCTGTCAACACCGAGGGGCACCAGAGGCTTAAAGTGGAATAAACAGGCAAACACTTGAACATATGCCATTGTCTATTTCTtgtagtgtattttttttatagctgcCCCATGCTGCTCTGGAACTGGACATGACTTGGTGAGTGGCAGTGGCATTCATGTCTATAAAATGTTTCTACATGTGCAGTGCTCTTAGACGTCTGAACTACTCAACTCTGAAGCTGTTGTGTGGATGTAAACAGTGAGGAGCACTTCAGCGCAGAGCATAATGAATATTTCTAATTATTACTAAGCTCTAAAACCTGTGTTGTGTTTAAACTAGCAAGAAGCAAACATCCTCATTACCTGGTTTTTAAGAATGACTAAGCAGTCTGCTATTAATACCTCATTGTGATAACATTTTCTCTCATGATTGTGCATAAGCAACATATTGTGGGTtagctgcttttaaaataataaaagagcaAATACCACTAAAACTTTTGGTGTTGGCTCTCGAGGCAAGAAGATTGAAATCATACTTTAAATTTCTACAttaaatgaatgtaaaacaCAATCACTAACTTTCTTATTAAAAGCTCTTTCACCAAACTTTGCACTGCAGATGTGTTGACCTGTAAAAGCAGCGTAACGCCTCTAGAAGTGGAACCATTAATGATGGCTGCATTCCATTTAGCTTCAGGGCTCTGGTAATGAGCATTCATTCCAGCATTAGTGTTGTTAGTTACACTCATGCAAGTCTTGTtggtaatttaaaaagtttaattcaaAGTTGACTTACTTTCTGCAAGGTATTTCTGTTACTCCGTTTTCAaattaaaatcttgttttaaaaacggtctctaatcattaaaaaaaaggttgatgggtaaaatattaaaaacaaattacaatgTAAACATTGCAAATATATTAAACTCTATATTTAACAAAGTGCAACATGTCAAGtgttttaacttaaaaatgCTTTGTGgggaataaataaattcatagcacctatgtgtttttaaaaacaccacTAAGCTTTTGCTGTACTGTTGAGTGTGCAACATTCTTGCATGATATAAGATTTCAGTGTGCTGCATGTTATGTTTAATGATTCTCTAGATGTTTTCAGTGAGCATCAGGTCTGAGCAGGTCAATTTATGTCCCTATTGTACAGAGAAATGATTCTGTTGTAATGCCCTCTAACAGAGAATTGCTGCTTCAACTgcagcctcagtttcctgctcTTAGCTGACAGGTGTGGCACCCAAGTGTGACCTTCTGCTCTTGTAGCTCGTCTGCTTTAGGGTTCTATGTGTTGTGCATTCACAGAGGGTTTTCTGCATACATTGGTTGTAACCAATAGTTTTTGATTTACTTTTGCCattttatcatctccaaccagtctgctcatTTTCTTCTTATATCAACAAGGTATTTTCATCCAGACAACTGCAGCTCACTgcatattttctccttttcagaccattctctgtaaaccttaCAAATGCTTTTGTGTACAAATCTAAGCAGATCAGCACATTCTGAAATACTTCATGCAGCatgtctggcaccaacaaccatgcaaTGTTCAAAGTCACTGAAATCCTCTTTTGACCACCTTGTGCTGACCCTGACCTGATGAAGTGGCCAATAAGCGTATATATGGAagtgtatatataatatatacaccTATAAAAAGcaataatcagaaaaaaaagaattccaGCCAGGTTCAGCCCAGGTTTTATTATCTTGCCACAATGACATGATACTACTTTACGAGGCATGCACACAGACAAAGTTTGTACGGTTAAAATTTAACACAATGCAGTTAGACCATTACTCCATGGTAAGGCTTTGTTTCTGTCACAGTGTGTGATTCACAGCTCTCTGTCCTTCTCAAGCCCAATGGCCAATGTACAGTTAGGCGGATTGTTGCAGTGACTAAacctgttgtttgttttttctttaacatgagCACAATACTAGACGAGTTTCCTTTTATGTACAGACATTCTAATACTGCTTATGGCAATGAGACAGCTTGCACAACACAGTTACATTCACAGTCCACTCGTATGCATGAGATTCAGTCAGAACAACAAAGATGACCAACCAGGAGAGTGGCAGACGAAAGAAACGTCATTCTTCATACATATGACTTGATATCAAAAGCATAATTAATGCATGTTAATTGTTGCTTCTTatctaaatgtgtgttttatacatGATATTTAGAAAAGACTTGTTGTTCAGAGGCTGAACTTGTGTATTGCCTTAAAATGCCGTAAATCAAAACAGGATATGGCGTTTCTCCCATAAACCCCTGCTGCAAGCATTGGTTTGATTCACATGTACAGTACATATTCAAACACGAACGCATCCCTCTTTTTGCGGGCAGCCACGGTGAAATCTGGCATGTAATTGTGCCTTTGCCATCATCGTGGTCTGCTTTCAACTCAACAGCAGGATTCAGTAAATATTTACAATGCAGCTGTGGCTCCACCCTCCCCACTGCCTTCAGTCGCAATATTAGCAAAATATGTATTTACATGGGAATAAATTAAGTAAGAGGAAAATGAAACTATATAAAAAGTATAGCAGGGATATTATATTGcattacatgaataaaaaaaaaatgtgacacatTCACTCGATAACTGTCCACACTGatttgaccaaaaaaaaaaaacaaaaaaaaaaaaacagacagaaaaattaaattaacggTTTTTACACACACGCTGCCTCTTCAGCTTGTTTAGATGGATTAAGCATCTCCTGACATGAATATGGCTGCTGCATGTTAAGCACAGACAAGGAAGAGATGATGAAGAATTGAAGTGGTCAGcccaaagaaattaaaatagacAAATGAAATGGTTGCTGCTTATATGTACATCGGCGTCTCCTGTCCTGTAAGAAGCCTGTACATGGCTGCTGGCATGGTCTTCATGTGGATCTGGAAGAAGAGAAATAACAGCACAGTGTCATTAAACTGGAGATAGTTGTGAACATAATTTTCAAACTGTCTCTAAAAAAACTTGGACATCTCatacaatgtaaataaaaagaaaatggattaaTCTGCTAATCATTTGAACACCTTATTTGATTGACAATAATAGAAAAACAGCATATCAAAGATTGTAAAAGAAGCTTGTTTTGTTCTAAGATGTGCTTATTTACATCTTTATTCCTGCATAGTATATACAGAAGCTGTGGCATGTTTACTCCGGGGTTGCATCACTTCTTTGAACAACAGTACTCTAAGCATGTGTGAATTAAGGAGACTCATTTCtgcagtttaaatattttttccttcttgtctGATAAGATTGTAGCTGCTCAAAGGTTCAAGGCTTCCTTTATTCTATTGTTCCTATATTATTAAACATTCAACCATGATTATTTATTGCTGACAAAcattacattgtttttaaattgttaaactATTTGGCCCAGACTTTACCAGTGGTGAGCCCTTGAACATATTTAGATCACACACATTCTGCCTCAATGAGATGCTCTTTATATTCCCAGTCATGTTCCTGACTGCTAACTAACTGTTAATCTCATTAgttgttttataatttatatgtgtgtgtgtgtgtgtgtgtgtgtgtgtgtgtgtgtgtgtgtgtgtgtgtgtgtgtgtgtgtgcatgcatgggGGGGTTCATTTTAACCAAACAATAATTTTCCCAGTAATTTTTTTCATAGGTTTTGTTTGCATCAAATGTAAAGTtagcatataaaaataaaatgctgttacttgtcatattttctgttaaatgcaGGATTTAGTTCAGCATATTTACCGCATCACTTTgaagttctttttatttatttacacacacacaaaaagaatcgaaaatgtattaatttatttgtaaatgccTGTGTGTGTTATCATCCTGTTTAAAGTGTATGTGATTGTGTTTGTAGGCATCATTTTAACCTCGCCAACAGAATTGGACAGGGCCTGAACAATCTTCTCATGTGCTGTGGCCACCACACTCTGCCCGTTGATCTCAATAATCCTGTGACCCACGCGGACCCCACCTCGCTCAGCAATGCCTCCTCGCATCAGACTGCATatctgaagaataaaaaaaaaaaaaacacaagaggtTCAAGGTTTCTCTATTTGTTATTCTTAACACTGAACATGAAACAACGAAAACTGTCTCTCAAGGAACGGAGAACACGGACATTAAaacgatttaaaaaaaaataaaaatagataaaagataaaagaataaGAGAATGATCTCCTGTTTACAAGTATTTTGTTAAACAGAGCCGAGATTAATGCTACTGTTGTCAGAAATACAATGCTGATTGTTTCAGCAATCAAAAATTTTCTGAGTCAAACAGCAATTTATCACATGGTGATATTTGTTCCCAGTGTGTGTATCCAGTACACAGAAAGTAAAATAATGATATGACAGTGATgtgaaacatacacacaaaccaCAGCTACACATTTATCTATCAGAATACAACTGGttgtttggggaaaaaaaagaaaaatataatcaGTTAACAATGTCCTTGAACTCAACCCAAAAGAAAATCAGCTAATACTTACGATGCCATTCTGGACACTGAAGCCCAGCTGATACTTCAGGTCTGGTCTCTTGATGAGGACTGTGGTTACAGGAGGGCAGCTAACAATGTTCATTTTCACCTGAACCTGGTTCTTTAAGCCCTTTATAACAGAcaggcaaacacacaaacattaaaaattaaccATGTGGCTGagggtttaaaaacaaagttaagttTTATGATGTATTTAATAGCCTCAGCTGCCTCTTCTAGCCACATCCTCTTTGTCTGTGTACCTTAATGATTCCCTGACAGGTGGCGAGCGGCAGCCCCACTAGGCTGGTGTTGTTGATGGACATGATCTGGTCTCCGATACTGAGCTTGCC contains:
- the sord gene encoding sorbitol dehydrogenase isoform X1, which codes for MAQENLSVVLHSQGDLRLETRPVPEPGPNEVLLQMHSVGICGSDVHYWQHGRIGDFVLKKPMVLGHEAAGRVVKVGSAVKHLKAGDRVAIEPGVPREMDEFFKNGRYNLSPTIFFCATPPDDGNLCQYYTHNANFCYKLPDNVTFEEGALIEPLSVGIHACRRAGVTLGSTVLICGAGPIGLVCLLVAKGMGASQVVITDLSAERLAMAKDLGADFQLTVKRADEPQQLAKKVQDLLGVQPQITIECTGVESSIQTAIYGTRSGGVVVLVGLGAEMATVPLINAAVREVDIRGVFRYCNTWPMAIAMLASGKVNVKPLVTHRFPLEQAVAAFETTRQGLGIKIMLKCDKNDQNP
- the sord gene encoding sorbitol dehydrogenase isoform X2 translates to MHSVGICGSDVHYWQHGRIGDFVLKKPMVLGHEAAGRVVKVGSAVKHLKAGDRVAIEPGVPREMDEFFKNGRYNLSPTIFFCATPPDDGNLCQYYTHNANFCYKLPDNVTFEEGALIEPLSVGIHACRRAGVTLGSTVLICGAGPIGLVCLLVAKGMGASQVVITDLSAERLAMAKDLGADFQLTVKRADEPQQLAKKVQDLLGVQPQITIECTGVESSIQTAIYGTRSGGVVVLVGLGAEMATVPLINAAVREVDIRGVFRYCNTWPMAIAMLASGKVNVKPLVTHRFPLEQAVAAFETTRQGLGIKIMLKCDKNDQNP